The following nucleotide sequence is from Ornithodoros turicata isolate Travis chromosome 2, ASM3712646v1, whole genome shotgun sequence.
gctttatcgggttttacccgaaaactgagggccctaaatatactaagtgaaaaagTCCTCTGTAAATACGCCGATTTTAGGTTGAGTTCTGATGTGACCATGTCATGTGGAAAATGCTGTTGTTCCTGGGTGTATGTGCACGCCCTGCTCTAACCCAGAAAtgacattccacaagccgatcacagacCTTCGCAACTTGTAGACGCCAGCCCACCAGTCGCCAAGGGGCACTTCCCGATTGGACTTGTCTGTGTGATGTTTTCTCCAACTTCCAGAGAGGGATTACTGGCATagtctcaacatccggcgtctgcttttgcattacatcaaattgcacagagaCTACTCCACTTATTCGTATTGGATTTTCTACATTATTGTCGGTGACGAACGAGGAGTAAAACAGCGCCATAGTTTCTGAACCGACCTTGGCGGAtgtcatggtccctttaaaaatGTATAGTGCTGTAAAGAATTGTGTAAGTATTATATTTTGGTCTTGTTTTCCAGATCAGAAGAAAGCCGTGAATGACAAAAGGAAAGGTAGTTATCGCTATACTTGGTGGTATCCATCAGCTCAAATAAACAAAAGCCTTGCCAGTGTTTTGATTCACTTCTTCTTATTCTAAGTGTTTGATTGTGAAAACATGGTGAACAGTTGAATATTACAGAATCTAACATCTAGTGCGGACACCGGACAAAAATTCGTACTCTCAGTCACTTTTGTATGTACTATGGACATATCCTCTCTCCATTTCATTCAGTGGTATGTTCCAGTGTAGCTTCCTAATTACTTTTGTAGAATTCAAAGTGGTACCAAGCAGCAATGCTGAGCGGATAAAAGCATCGGCATGTTGGTGGTtaccaaggtcatgctgaagactgagaggtggtgggttcgaatcctaccaccagctgtgctgtctgaggtttcccctgggttttccaaataTTTTTCTGACGAATGTCgacgcagttccccctgaagtccgcccaggacgcatcTCACCCCCtttcccccattccttcctgctgtcctctttcagtctgcccacgtctgtacgccactcattgGCACAAACCAgggctgtcctctctccatctgtccacatctgcctACTGCTCATAGTCTCAGCCACTTCGCAGCACTAACacagaatttttttaaaaaatcattGCCACAATTGCATTGTGGCACTAACACAGAACTAAAAAAAGGAACGGAACTTGAATTTGAGAGCAAGCCATGACCCAGTACGCGACACCTTGACAATGACTAAGTGGAGTGCATGCTTTTCTATAAGGTGCACTGGACTTCATCGACCTCACGTGGACAGATTGTCCACCATGGAGTACTTTCGAAGAAGGGGCCATGCAAAAAACAACAAACATGACAAACATGCAAACAAGATAACAAACCTGCaaaaaaatgattttttttatctCGTTTCAGCGCTGTTTATACCAAACACTTTTAGTACAGAGCATACCAAACATGGCCAAATTTGGCCTTGTTTTCTCTCCTGTGGCATTTCTTGCGTGCTATACAGTGGTGTGCGTTATACGTAGTGTTTTCTATCGTGGGTGCAGGCTTTGATTCACATGTGGCAGGTCGAACCCGGCTGAGGACGCCAGCGACTTGGTGGCcaggtacaagttgcttagacatgcagTCTTCTGCGACACATGTTGTTTTCTGAGCATAAGTACAGACTGGCTGAGCTTGTGCGTGTTATACGTGGTACTGTTATTTGAAGTGTAGTTGGAGTGCACGCTATATTGGTCAGAAATTTTGGAACCTTCTGTCAGGAGACTAGAATAGGTTCTGTTTTAAATTATGCAGAGAACGTGCAGATGCAAGATGTTCGCAAACTATTGACAGAATTTATATGATAggactctttttatttttgtgtgtgtgtgtatttgcaAACTATGGTATATTTTAACCCAAGGAAAACGGAACATCTATAGTGAGCTTTCTTCGTTGAGTTCGTGCATCCTAGCGCCGAACATCCTACCATTTTCACAAATCACAGCTCCTAAAGCTCAAAACACGATACAGCAAAGCAAAAAATCCGCCACAGCTAGAACCGAAAATCttcacgtgacgtcacacccgCAGGAAGTTGAAAGCCACCTGTAAATAGTTTTTATAACTAGATCACTCTTGCTTGGCATTTCCCTGTGCTTCACACGTAgtgagtaaaaagaaaaagtgaaagcTTATTGAATTTACTGATTTACGGCACTGCGTGAAGCCAGCTAGCACCAGCCGCACCAGCTAGGTACAAGACAAAACCGCAGCCTAGCAACGCTGTTCATAATGTTTTCCGGTCCAACAGAGGGCAGCATAGAAAGGCGTTGTGTGTTTGAGTTGGAGACACGTGGTGGTTGTAATGGGACGTCCAGGTAATGCATAGCGTTGTAAACTGTACAAATGAAATAGATAAACAAGCATAATCTACTGTGGAGTATGCCCTAGTGCACCAGGTTGGCGCTGTCTCGATACTGAATAGGACTTTGGGTTATTCGGTACACACACTGCGTTGCCGGTACCCATTGGATGAACCTTTTTGTTTCACATATAGTTTTGCACCTTACGTTGTACCCTATAATACCTAGCTATACGGAGCTGTATTCGCAAGTCAGCTGTGTCCCCCCATTTTCTGGTTCTACCCTCACACCGTGACGCACTTCATCTTAAGTTCCTTGCATGTTGAAACTCGGTCGAGTTTGCTGTCTGCTACACACGTGGTTACTCGAGAAAAGATAAGAATATCTCTCTTACGGAACAGATGTCTAGTTTGTTGCATGCTGAACTGATATTTTGAGTTGCCAAACCGTATACTTTTGCGTTATAAAGTCAGATTCCTTGTCAGTACATTGACCCGGCCTTCTTGTTGACCGCCACATCATGCGTAAGACGTAATATTTCGTTCTCAAGAAGTGTATATTCGACTGATGCAGCTATCATGCTGCTGTTGAGTGTATTGTAACGTCCTGTTTCATCGTGCATATTCTCTGTGGAGCTCTTTCAGTGCGACATGGTACTCATTAGTTATAGTTTAGTTTTATGAATCAGTTGTCAAGTCCTGCAAAACATGTAAAGTGTGTAATAGCCCATGCTGTCGCTGCATGAACACCTTGCTTCTATTTTCAGGATTCACGCCACGGGGTGACCGTGGTGGTAGAGGTGGCTTTCGAGGCGGAAGCTCAGAtcgtggtggtggaggtggctTTCGAGGTGGAAGCTCAGACCGTGGTGGTGGAAGAGGAGGATTCCGTGGAGGATTCAGAGGCGGCAGGGGTGGAGACAGGGGGAGCTTCGGTGACAGGAGCTTTGGTGACGGAGAACGCAAAAGCTTTGGTGATGGAGGAGAACGTGGTGGCTTCAGAGGAGGTTTCAGAGGTGGTGACAGGGGCCGTGGTGGCTTCAGGGGAGGTTTCAGAGGAGGAGACAGGGGCCGTGGTGGCAGAGGAGGATTTggccgaggaggaggaggaggtagaGGAGGACGTGGTGGAAGAGGTATGTACCACCTTCAAGAACTTTATGCAGAATATTTCCTTCGGAAACTTGTCTTGCACACAGAACCACTAGTATTCACAGCTCAGTGGCACATTGAGAAATAGACTGCAGATTACGACAGCTACGAGTtgaagaaagatggaagtcactgagaaggttagccGCTGTTAGgttagctgtaggactcgaacccacatcttctggtccagggctctactaaATGAGCTagagctaacacacctccccagcgacttcccagagtgcgtcatctgaagggacaaaccaaccactctctcactcatccccctttcgctcttacatttttctcactcatacacaattgtcaattgtctcatgttcagcCAGTTGAAGTTGAGCACGAGGGAGCAGAAGAATGTGCACTGCAGCCATTCGAAGCAGTTTTTGTTTCATTACTCTTGCATCAATGGCATGCACAAAGCAGGGTGATACATTGTTGTCTTCCTTTGGTGTAAGGCACGTCTGGCTCTCCTGTGATGATATGTTACTCTTTGCTCCTGGGAGAATAATTTAACTTTTGTTGTCTTTACAGGTGGCATGCGAGGTGGCAGGAAGGTATTCATTGAACCTCATAGGCATGAAGGTAGGTTGCATTATTGATTTCCATTGGTTCCATCCAAGCTTTGTCTATGCAACTTGTCATTTTAATTACCTTCCAAAAATTTACAGAATTCTTGGCATGAGTAACATTTTTAGTGTCCCGAACTGCATCTGCACATAAGCTCGCCCAGAATACACATCCGTGTATTGGCTGTACTTGAGAATGAAGTTTTCAGGTTGCTGGTAGAAAAGACGTAGATATGTCGTATGAATGAAATCAAATAGCTCGGGAAAAGCTCTGTTGTATGTGTATATAGAATGCATGTATGGATGTTCCTTTTTGAGTAGTATGGTGCACAAAATAGTAGTATTCAAGTTCATGTCATGAAAACTGCGTGCGATTGCTTACAGTATACAGATATTGAAAAATGTTGAAAAACTTgtcatatttaaaaaaaagaaaaaaagtcgaAGCTTTGACTACATGTAGTGCATGAGTTTATATGTAATTCAGATgtcgccataccagcactggacagctgtgcAATTTTTAATATGTTCACGTTTGCTCAATATTTGAATCGGGAGGGTCATTAACAAGTGGAAGATTGACATTTAGTACTGTTAAATACTGTACTGTAAAAATGACAGATTTCTTTGTTCTGCATAAAGACATTCAAGTTACTGGGGTACCTTCCTGCATGTTGAGTTTTTAAACGTCGCACTTGTGAAGTCTTCTTTGCTTTATGGAATTGTTCAGGAGTGAAACAAATAATATGCTGCGTGGTTTGTTATAGGTGTGTTTATTGCCCGAGGAAAGGAAGATGCTTTGGTCACCAAAAACTTGGTGATTGGGGAAAGCGTGTACGGAGAGAAGAAAGTAGCCGTTGAGGTAAGTTCGTAACGCTGCGCTCGTGCTTTATGGTGATCGAAAGAAAATACTCCTTGCACTCAGAAGGCTCAGGTACATGTTTTATAatgtaccgtatttactcgcgtatTGAACGCACCCCCAGCTTGAGCGCTGAAATGCTGGTACTTTTTTGGTTCCCGCACATTACACGCACACCGACTTTAGTAGCATGCCGGATCATCTTGCGCAGCACCAGCCAGCATCCCGCGCTCGCGTGGCCGCTCGTATCGCATAGTCAACGAGAAGGAGCGCCTGGCCTGTGTGATGAACAACGAATGCAACAGACATAGTGTggtacagtcgagcccgtttattacgatcttcgatagaacgataactccgatattGCGATCGAATTGTTGGTTCCCGTCAGCTCTCCCATTGAActacatgtaaacaaaacatcGATATGACGATCGCCGCGAAAGCGCTTGCTCGCATATAGCAATCGGAATTCTCCCGGCGGCCGGTAAAACGCATGAAAATTAGAAAGCAAGATTGCACCATTTCACTGAAAACAAGTTACATtggcattttcaagagccttcGCCTCCGTGCCCGCTAAAGTGAGCAGGCAGTGCGTTTATCCGCGCATGACTGCCGGGGATTAGATGCGAGCGTTGCAAGGCACGCGACTTCGAAAGGGAGGAAGGAGCTCGCGAGAAGTAGAGGAGGTTGCTCCCTCTCCACGTCGTTCTCTCGTCTTCAagctttttctctcttttgctGTGTGCTTGCTACGATGGTGTCCGCAGTTCCGAGACGCTTTTTGACGAGAAAAGATGCGTGGCTCGACCCCAAGTTACATGCGCTCTACGGGTTTCGTACTGGTGCAAAACCGTGTTGTGAAGTACCGCGGCTTCGAAAACGTGTATTGGCAGACAGTTGTGTGTCACCACCCAAACACGGATTACCCGTGGCAGAGGCGCATTCTGATGGACCTCGCAGTCCCTATCGTGAGAATGACGATGACTACGGCATTGAATGACGAGCAATGGATGAGGTCGTCGATCTCAAAAGGTGCGGCGCCTCACACGATATCGGCGGTTATGTTATCAAAAGCTTTCAACGCACAGCTGCGTCAATTTAAAGCTAGATAAAAGGCTTCTGTGCTCCCAACAAACGCGCATGTTCAGCGGCGTTCTACGCGAACCTGAGCGGTAATTTCTTGAAAGCTCGTTTCTAACGATACTCTGATGTACCGATCAgatttcgcgttcccgtcaatatcgttataaacgggctcAACTGTATGTCATTCGCGACATTCGATTTAGGAGAGACCACCGCGGATATCTCTGAAATTGCGACGATAAGGGACAGTTGCGACCATTGATTCCGGGGAGATCACCACAGATATCGCAGGAGTTAAGTGTACTTTATGTGTTGGGTGCCAATTTTCCCTCGCTTATTGAACACACCCCTTCAATGGTGCGATGGTTTTGGGTAAGAAATGTGCATCTTatacgcgagtaaatacggtcATATGTATGTTGGACACCATGTGTATATTTAGAGCCTgctgttttagggttaaacgtGGTAAACCCCGTTTCATTTGTACCCACCCTGGATCGgccttcgatcgttattgtaaaggggctcattattttattccccacatccccaccagcaatggggtagagtatcgcctctgccgatgaacctccccactctccattctcaaaataaagttgttattgctCTTTCACAAAGTACCCCCaatcagtggtttacccagaattttgTCCTTGGAGGGGTTTTGAGCTCCGCAAGGaggtgtatttacatgcttttgatgAAATATTGTGCAATCTCACAAAGTTTATGGCGTTTCCTCCAGATTttggggggggtgtagggggtgtctggataaatcactgccccCAATCTACCCTCTTTTACAGCTTCAAACAAAACCCCCTCCACATTTTTTTAACCCCTCCCCCGACTTGGAGAAACATCAAAACTGAAAACACGAGGGTCCATGCATACTGACATGCAGCGAGCATGTCACCCTTCCTCGCAAATTTGGCCTTGGTGTGCTTGGCTTTGCAAATGTATCGTGTCTCTTATTGAAAGGTGATTGTAAGCCATATTTACTGTATGGTAAGTGGCCTTACCCCTGCTCTTCCTTGATATCTAGGAAGACGGAAACAAGATTGAGTACAGGGTGTGGAACCCGTTCCGGTCTAAATTGGCTGCTGCTATTTTGGGGGGAGTCGACAAAATCCACATGCCGCCAGGCAGCAAGGTGCTCTACTTGGGTGCAGCATCCGGCACTACAGTGTCACACGTGGCAGACATTGTGGGCCCGGTAAGTTCTCTTTTGTCATTTGGTACACTGATTGAACAACGTGCACATGTCTTAGACATCCTGACTCACTAGTGCAATGTCTCACCCAATAGGAGGGCCTTGTGTACGCAGTGGAATTTTCGCACCGATCCGGACGTGACCTCATTGGTGTTGCCCAGAAGAGGACCAACATCATCCCAATCATAGAGGATGCGAGGCATCCACACAAGTACAGAATGCTCGTTGGTAGGGTTCGGTCTTTGTCTGTCTTCATATCTTTCAATGTGTGCTTCAATTCCTGTGTAGGCATAGCAACACTTCTGTTTGTTCGTGCACGTTCACACAAAATTGAACTTGCCGGAATTAAGGCTACTAAGCCTTTCAGCTGGTAGCGGGCTTTTTCTTCACTTAACTCTTTCCATACTGCGGCAAACATGGCCATTTTTAATGCTTTTGCTCACATAATTGAAATGCTCATGTGATAGCACACCCTCAGGTTGGGTTCCCGAATGTTAGTGCTTTATTGTCCCCCAGTGTGTCGTGTGGTTGCAGTTCTGGCACACATGTGTAGTTCCTATTTTGCACAGGACCTTCAGTTCCTTGGCAATGAAATGAGCCGTTGTCGAGGTCTCCTAATTCAGGGGAAACTGTATGAGTGCTACAATGTTACCGTAAGGACTCATGTCAGCACACAGTGCCACCTGTTTCTGGCAACCAACCCTCGAGAGAGAACACTCATTAACTTTATGCAGGATAGATGGCTACTGCAGAACACGATCTCGAGAAAAATGAAATGACACTGAACCATTTGCTAGTGGGTTGTTCTGGTGAGGGGTGTGATATCTCCTGgcatagtcatgaaaagctttgaaggggcactaaaatcCCACCACAAGTTTCCTACAAATTACGTTACGTGCTATGTTAATTCCGCACTTGCTGTTGTAATTCAAAACTTCGATTCTATTACAAAGCTAAGATCAGAATTATATCGGACTCTTCCTTGCCTTGGCACTACGCAGTGAACGctgcttcagctcgtgcatcgggtGCCTTTAGTCCATGCAGCGCGTGGACGCAcctgccacgccatggagcagttccGATGAAAAACATAGCGCGACTTAGCAGGACGCTAGTGTCTCTGTCTGAATGACATGAAGAACATTTGGGATTACAGTTGTAGTCTACCATTCAGTAAATCGGTATTGAAAGATGCAGCAGCAATGCACATCATGCCACGCAAGGACATAACGCTACGACTTGACCCATTCCACATCCATACGCACCCGATAGACACgtgcgcgcttctcctgctatCTGATTCCATTTGTTGCCGCCAAAGATGGCTCTGTTTTAATTGCACTTTTTCTTCTAAatggtagcgctgtgtgaactaattttgcgtgcattatactaattgcaacacagactttcatttgagaacaagttttttttttttttcgttttagtgcccctttaagatgaCTGCAATCTCTTCAGTGCTTGACATAACAGATGATACATTGCTTGGCACTCAGGGTAGGGATGGGAGGTTAGATTAGGTTAGGGATGTAAGTTAGGCTCCCTTCATTAACTTTTTATGCATTTGTTATGACCCATCAGTGTAAATGCAGACCTTTCAAGCTATCATTAGTGCCTGAGGTTTGTGGGAAACTGTTCTTGTTTTATGTCTGGGAAGTGAGGGCCAGAACATGGATATAATTGGCATATGCTGATTCGTCAAAGAACCAGTGTACTGTTTGTATCATCAACATGCTCAGCGAAGGTCATtggtagagctgtgcgaataatCGAAATTTCAAATATGAAACtaatat
It contains:
- the LOC135385419 gene encoding rRNA 2'-O-methyltransferase fibrillarin-like gives rise to the protein MGRPGFTPRGDRGGRGGFRGGSSDRGGGGGFRGGSSDRGGGRGGFRGGFRGGRGGDRGSFGDRSFGDGERKSFGDGGERGGFRGGFRGGDRGRGGFRGGFRGGDRGRGGRGGFGRGGGGGRGGRGGRGGMRGGRKVFIEPHRHEGVFIARGKEDALVTKNLVIGESVYGEKKVAVEEDGNKIEYRVWNPFRSKLAAAILGGVDKIHMPPGSKVLYLGAASGTTVSHVADIVGPEGLVYAVEFSHRSGRDLIGVAQKRTNIIPIIEDARHPHKYRMLVGMVDTIFADVAQPDQARIVAINAHSFLKNGGHFVISIKANCIDSTAEPEAVFAGEVEKLKSERLKPQEQITLEPYERDHAVVVGIYRPPKK